The nucleotide window CTCTTCCAATGGAACAATCGTGGTATATTTGAAGATTCTTCCTTCTTTTACAGTTGATAAATAGCCTTTTTCAACTAATATTTTCAAATAAGTGGAAACCGTATTCTGATGGGGTTTCGGTTCCGGATGCTGTTCCATAACGTCCTTCAGATAGAAAGATCCCATTTTCCAAAACAGCTTCATAAAGTTTTCTTCTGCGGCAGTAAGATGATGTATTTTCATAGAGTATTCTAATGTTGAAATTGAATATTGCAATAAAGATAGATAAAAGATACCATAAAAGCTATTCCAGCTCCCATAAATACTTCTTTTATGGTGTGTCTTTTTAATATAACCCGGGTGATTCCAACCAAAATTGCGATTCCCAGCCATACCAGACCTATTTTCCAGTCAAGCGAGAAAAACAGAGCTGCTACAAATATATTAAATGCTGTATGCATCGAACTTTTGATAAACAGATTGCTGATCTGAAGCGCAAATAAAAGAATCAAAATGAAAAGCATAACAAGATCAATATATCCGTTTCTGACATAATTAAAAATAAGATAGGCAATTACACAAACTGCAATAAATATATACAGCGTTTTTCTCTGAACACGGTTGGAAACATCCATGTTGGTATATCTTCCCGTCTTTACATTCCAGACCAGCCATATGATGATCGGCACAATGATCATTAATAATATAGGAATAAAGTACAGCATGGAATCTTTAAGAGAATATTCTCTGATACTCATATATACAAAAAACAGGATCAGAGAGACCAGAGGATTAAAAAAATCAGAGATGACTCTTGAAATTTTGTGCAGTAATGAAGACTTCTTTCCTTCCATAATCAGGTTTAATGATCAAATATACCATTATAACCTCAAAAAGCAACTAAGAAGAATGGTGGGGAACTGACGGGTAGCAGAGAATTTATTTGATTATCAATTGCTTTTCAGACGTAAAATATTTATCAGTTTTTCAATCCTGCTTTTACATTTACTGATGAAAATAAGGATAGGTTTGAAATTTAAACCTTTCTTCATTAAAAAAAAGATGCTGTTGAAATAACCAAAAGCTATGTTAACAATAATTAAAAATGAAACAGATTGATGGATGAATATGAAACATTTCTGATGCTTCATATTTATTGTTGTTTTATGAAAGCCTTATAAACAGGCATGTTTTATAGTTGTGATCGTCATGAAGAATAAGAGATAACACCGTTTTATCAGGACCTGCAGGGCTCGAAAATTAAGAATAATCCATTCAGCCCGCAAATAGATTTTACAGAAAAATTGAAAAGTTATCTATGTATAGAATAAAAACAAAGTTTTTTTCATAATTTTGCTCAACTATTTCATCATAAAAAAGCAAGAGCTAACACATGAAAGAATTTTCTAAAGAGGTATACCTGAAGTGGTATGAAGATATGACAATGTGGAGAAGGTTTGAAGACAAATGCCGTTCTCTTTACCTAAAACAAAAGATCAGAGGATTTTTACATTTGTATAACGGTCAGGAAGCTATCCCTGCCGGGTTTACACATGCAATGGATCTGACAAAGGACAGTATGATTACTGCTTACAGATGTCACATTCATCCAATGGCGATGGGAGTGGATCCTAAAAGAATCATGGCGGAACTTTGTGGTAAAGCTACTGGTACATCCGGAGGTATGGGTGGATCTATGCACATTTTCAGTAAAGAACACCGTTTTTACGGAGGGCACGGTATCGTTGGAGGACAAATCCCTTTAGGTGCAGGTATTGCTTTTGCTGATAAATATTTCGACAGAAAGGCTGTAAACATCTGTTTCTTCGGAGACGGTGCTGCAAGACAAGGTTCTTTACACGAAACATTCAACATGGCGATGAACTGGAAACTTCCTGTAGTATTTGTTGTAGAAAACAACCAGTATGCAATGGGAACTTCAGTAAAAAGAACTGCCAACCACGAAGATATCTATAAATTAGGATTAGGATATGAAATGCCTTGCCTTGCTGTAGATGCAATGGATCCTGAAAAAGTGGCAGAAGCTGCTTACGAGGCTATTGAAAGAGCAAGAAGAGGAGATGGACCTACTTTCATCGAAGCAAGAACTTACCGTTATAGAGGACACTCTATGTCTGATGCTGAGCCATACAGATCTAAAGAAGAAGTTGCTCTTCATAAAAATGATGACCCAATCGAATTGATAAAACACAGAATTTTAGAAAACGGATGGGCTACTGAAGCGGAGTTGGAAACTATCGATAACAAATCGAGAGATTTTGTTGAAGAGTGTATTGAGTTCATGGAAAACTCTCCATATCCGGATCCGGAAAAAATCTATGAGTATGTATATGCTCAGGAAGATTATCCATTCCTAGACAAATTAGAAAACTAAAAGATAATGAGTTAATTTGACAATTTGAGAATTTGAAAATGCGATAGATTATGTCCTTTTTTAATTTTCAAATTTTCAGATTGCTAAATTTTCAAATTAAAATAAATTATGGCAGAAGTAATTACGATGCCCCGCCTGTCCGACACGATGACGGAAGGTAAGGTGGCAAAATGGCATAAAAAAGTAGGGGATAAAGTAAAAGAAGGAGATATTTTAGCTGAAATTGAAACTGATAAAGCAGTTCAGGATTTCGAATCTGAAGTAGAAGGTACCCTTTTATACATTGGTGTAGAAGAGGGAGGTGCTGCTGCTGTAGACTCTGTTTTGGCAATTATCGGAAATGAAGGAGAAGATATTTCAGGATTGACAGGAGGAGCTGCTGCTCCAAGTGCCGGCTCTGAAGAGAAAAAATCAGAAGAACAGCCTAAAGCTGAGGCTCCTGCCACTGAATCTGCTGCTGCAGAAGTTCCGGCTGGAGTAGAAATTATTACAATGCCTAGACTTTCTGATACAATGACAGAAGGTAAGGTGGCTAAATGGCACAAAAATGTAGGCGATACAGTAAAAGAAGGAGATCTTCTTGCTGAAATCGAAACAGATAAAGCAGTACAGGATTTCGAATCTGAATTCAATGGAGTATTATTGAAGCAAGGTGTAGAAGAAGGAGGAGCTGCTCCGGTTGATTCCGTGTTAGCAATCATAGGTCCTGCTGGAACAGATGTTTCCGCGGTAGGTGCTCCAAAAGCTGCGGGCCAGTCAACGGCAAAACCGGCTGAGCAAAAAGCTGAAGCTAAAACAGAAGAAAAAGCTGCGCCTGCTGTAAACACTTCATCTTCGGACAGAGTTGCAATCTCTCCACTGGCTAAAAAAATGGCTCAGGATAAAGGAGTTGATATCAACAGTATTCAGGGATCCGGTGAAAACGGAAGAATCGTTAAAAAAGATATTGAAAACTATCAGCCAGCTGCGAAACCAGCTGCTTCAGCTCCTGCGGCAAGCGCTGCTCCGGCTGCAGTAAGTTTCGTACAAGGTGAAGATACAGAGACTCCTAACTCTCAGGTAAGAAATGTTATCGCGAAACGTCTTTCTGAAAGTAAATTCTCTGCGCCTCATTACTATCTGATGGTTGAGATCAATATGGATAAAGCGATTGAGGCCAGAAAAGAAATCAATTCTTTACCGGATACTAAGATCTCTTTCAATGATATGATCATCAAAGCAACTGCCATTGCTTTAAGAAAACACCCTCAGGTAAATTCAAGCTGGGCAGGGGACAAGATCATTCACAGAGGAAATATCAACATCGGTGTAGCAGTAGCTATTCCGGACGGATTGGTAGTTCCGGTATTGAAAAATACAGACCAGATGACTTATACACAGATTTCTGCAGCTGTAAAAGATATGGCTTCAAGAGCTAAAAACAAAGGTCTTAAAGCTAACGAAATGGAAGGATCTACATTCTCTATTTCCAACTTAGGAATGTTTGGTATCGAAACATTTACAAGTATCATTAACCAGCCAAACTCTGCTATCCTTTCAGTAGGAGCAATCATCGAGAAACCAATCGTTAAAGATGGTCAGATTGTAGTTGGAAACACCATGAAACTTTCATTGGCTTGTGACCACAGAGTAGTAGATGGTGCTACAGGTGCTCAGTTCTTACAGACATTAAGAACCTATTTGGAAAGTCCATTAACATTGTTACTGTAATTTCTGAATTAAAAATATTGAAACCTCCCAAACCGGGAGGTTTTTTTGTGAATTGAACGGATGCAATAATACATAAAACCTAACTTTTCTGCCCAAAATCTGGAAGCAATAATTAAAAAAATTAACAGAAAAGACGTAATTGAATGGATTACCGAAATCTAAACATCTTAAAACTAAAATAAAATATAAACCGCTTCAAAAAGCGGTTTTTTATTTGAAGGCAATTCACTATTTTTGAATCATGATTAAAGCAAGAAATATCCATAAGTCTTATGGGAATTTAGAAGTACTGAAAGGAGTTGATATTCACATCAAAACAGGAGAGGTGGTTTCTATTGTAGGAGAATCAGGAGCAGGAAAATCTACACTGCTGCAGATTTTAGGAACACTGGATCATCCGACCCAATCCGGTAAGTATGATACTGAAATTGAAATAGCGGGAGAATCATTTATCAATATGAATGATAAACAGTTATCAAAATTCAGAAATCAGAATATCGGTTTTGTATTTCAGTTTCATCAGCTTCTTCCTGAGTTTACCGCTCTGGAAAACGTATTGCTTCCGACAAAAATAGCCGGAGCCAATGAAAGAGAAGCTATTGAAAAGGCATATGCTTTATTTGAAGACTTAAAGATAGAACAGAGGCTGAATCATAAACCTAACCAGCTTTCCGGTGGAGAAGCACAAAGGGTAGCAGTAGCGAGAGCTTTAATCAATTCACCAAAAATTATTTTTGCAGATGAGCCAACCGGTAACCTGGATTCCAAAAATGCGGATGACCTTCACAGATTGTTTTTTGATCTTAGAGACAAATACAATCAAACATTTGTGATCGTTACCCACAACCCGAATCTTGCAGAAATTACTGACCGCAAACTCGTGATGAAAGACGGAATGATCATAGAATAACAGTATACTAAACAGGATGATGAAATACTATATTTTTCTTCTTTTAATTGTAATTTCCTGCTCAAAGGCTGAGTCTCAGCAGTTGAATTCACTTAATGTGCCACAGGCAAGAATTTTGGAAATTAAGAATTATATTAAAGGAAAAGAGTATAATCAGGAACTGGCTGTTTTTATCAATTTTAAAAAACCTTCCGGTAAATACCGTTATTTCATTTATAACCTGAAAAATAACAGGATTGTACAGCAGGCTGTAGTTTCCCATGGCTCAGGTTCTGTTATACCAAAATCAGACGCCTTAAAATTCAGTAATATTGAAGGCTCTTATCAGTCTTCACTTGGAAAGTATGTCATTGGAGAAAGCTATGTAGGAAAGTTTGGCAAAGCCTATCGGTTGACAGGGTTGGACTCTACCAACAGTAATGCCATGCAGAGAGCTATCGTTCTTCACTCTTACGAATGTGTTTCCGATATGGAATCTGAAACTCCGGCATGCCTGAGTTTAGGTTGTCCTATGCTGTCGGTAAATGCTTTTAAAGAAACTGCTAAATACATTGATCATTCCAAAAAGCCGATGATCTTATATGCATTCTATTAATTCATAATATTTTAATTTTTCATGGCTATAAAATTTCTTGCAGAAGATGACAGACCCAGAGAAAAGTTTTTGCAGAAAGGCAAAAGCTCGCTTTCTGATTCTGAACTGTTAGCCATCATCATGGGAAGTGGAAATAAGGACGAAAATGCTGTAGAGCTTGCAAGAAAAATTCTCAATTCTGTTAATAACAGCTGGCATCAGCTAAGCTTGCTTTCTGTTAAAGATCTGATGAAATTCAAAGGAATCGGAGAGACAAAGGCTATTTCAATCATTTCAGCCTTAGAAATCGGAAAGAGAAGAGCTGTACAGGAAATCCCTGAAAAAACGATAATAGGTAACAGTCATGATGCTTATGCAGTTCTTAGAAACCAGCTTTCCGATCTGAGAACAGAAGAATTCTGGGCCATCTTCCTGAACAACAATAATAAAGTGATTCATATCTCCCAACTTACACAGGGTGGGATCAGCCAGTCTATTGTAGATGTAAGAACTCTTTATAAAGGAGCTTTGGATCATTTTTCAACAGGAATTATCATTGCGCACAACCATCCTTCCGGAAGTTTAAAACCAAGCAGGGAAGATATTAATATCACACAGAAAATAAAAGAAGCCGGAAATACGTTAAGCATCCAGCTTTTAGACCATATTATTGTCACACAGGAGTCTTATTTTAGCTTTTCGGATTCAGGATTACTATGATTAGAAGATTAAAATACCATGAAATTGACTTTGTTAAATATGCTCGATGTTTAGAAAATTCCGAACAAAGAAAATATTCTGCTACAAAGCATTTTTTAGATACTACTTCTACAATGCCCTGGGAAATTCTTGTTTATAAAGATTACGAAGCAGTAATGCCTGTTCCTTTTGTAAGAAAATACGGGATGAAAATTGTACATAATCCTAAGCTTTGTCAGCAGCTTGGTGTCTTTTCTGCCAAAGATAATTTGGATGTAAATGAGGCTTTTTTAGAATATCTGGAAAAAAATTACATGATCCGGGCATATCCTTTTAATGATGTTAATCAACTTCGTACAAAGATCAGAATCAAGAAAAACTTTTTATTATATCCTGACGCTTATGAGAAAGTGTACGCAAAATATTCACCCAAAAGAAAAAGAAAACTTCGGTTAGATGAAGCTGTTTTAAAAGATTCTGAAATCAAAACGATATCTTTTGACAAAGCCAGAGCTTTCATTGAAGCTAACACAATAGGGCTGAGCAAGGAAGATGACCTGCCTGAGTTCATGAGGATTTTTGAGAGCTTTTACAATCTGGGATATCTGAAATTTACCGCATTTTACTATCAGCAGAAGATTATCAATGTAATTGCTACTTATTCCGATTGCAATATGGTAGCGCTTTTAGGTAATTTCAATGATAAGAATTATGTGAAGTTATCGGGAGCATCTGTATTGATTGATTATCTCATTAAAGAAAATATTGAAACTCATATTTTTGATTTTGAAGGAGGCGAACTTCCCAATATTGAAGAATTTTTCAGAGGATTCCGGCCCGAGTTGAGACCTTATGGCATTATTGAGAATTCAAAAATAAACCTTTTTAAAAAGCTGGCCTATCTTATCCTGAAAGGGAAATCTTTTTTATGATGAAAAGCATTGTTTAGATTGGTTCTAATTAGGTAATAATCAGTAACTTTATAAAATCCTTAGTAAAACAGTTATGTTACAACAGATTCGTCAGTACAAATTATCATATATGCTTTATAACCTGTTTAAAAAGAGTAAATTAAAGCATAATATTCCATTGTATAAGAAATACGGAATCAATAAGAGCTATTTTTCAAGCATTTCCAGTAAAGATTTTGCCCACCTTCCGGCCAGTGAGAGGACGGTAGATTATACAAAGCTTAAAGAAACTCCGTTTTTTAATAAGCTTTCCGAAGAAAATAAAGAAAGTGCTCTTCAATACGACGATAACGGGTACATGATTCTGAGGAATTATCTTACTCCGGAAACGGCAGATCAGATCAATTTTGAAATTGATAAACTGATGAAGGACGGAACTTTAAAGTTTATTTATGGAGGAAAGCTGATGTTTGCCATTCATCATTCGGAAATCATTAAAAATATAGGAAGTGATCCGGAACTGTTAGACTTTTTATCCGTTTTACTGGACGGAAAATCCAAACTTTTTCAGAGCATCAATTTTATTAACGGTAGCCAGCAGAAAACACACTCAGACAGTATCCATATGACTACTTATCCGTTGGGAGGACTGCTTGGGGTCTGGATTGCTCTGGAAGATGTGGATGAAAGCAACGGAGCTTTGCATTACATTCCTAAAAGCCATAAACTTCCTTATTTTCTGAATTCTGATTACGATAACGAAGGCACTGCCTTGAAAATCGGCAAGAAAAGCTACAGGGCTTACGAAACTTTCCTTGAGGAAAAGGTAAAAGAATTAGGCTTAAAAAAAGAAATATTTAAAGCAAAAAAAGGAGATTTATTAATCTGGCATGCCAATATTCTTCATGGAGGAGAACCTCATACAGATAAAGACAGAACCAGAAAAAGCCTTGTATACCACTTCTTTGATGAAAACAGTGTCTGCTACCATGAAGTAACACAAAGACCGGCCCTGTTTGAACTATAGTATACTGATCCTTTAGTAAACTTTCCTGGGAATACAGATTAAAAGATAGTTTTTTACATTTGTATTCATATAATATCAGTATATGGAAAAAAAGAACGGTATTCTTGTTTTTATCTTTTCAATCTACGTATGCTTCATGTCATACTACCTGTATACCAACCACTATTACAATACTGATATGGAAGCCTATATGGGGCTAATTTATAAAACGGAATATCCTGATATGAAAATTGAAGATATTCATAAGAAGGTATACCATGAATTGAGGGAAAAGAATCCTGATTTTGCCGGACTTGGACCTGTAAATCCTATAGCGGAAGAAGTAGCAGAAGGGGAAAGCACCTATTATAAAATTATTTCACAAAATCCTAAGGCCTACGAAGAAGAGCTGCAACTTTTTGTGGTGAAGCCTTTCTATAACTTTATCGGCTGGTCATTCTTTAAACTTGGTTTGAGTGCTTCTGCCTCGATCTCTTTAATTTCGGCTATTTCTTATGCATGTATTCTTATTCTGATTTTCAGTTTTTTAATAAGGATTTTGAAAAATTATCCGCTTGCTTTTATCCTCACTATTTTAATTTCGATGTTCAAACCTTTGCCGGAATCTGCCCGGCACGTTTCTGCGGATTCTT belongs to Chryseobacterium gleum and includes:
- a CDS encoding phosphatase PAP2 family protein, whose product is MEGKKSSLLHKISRVISDFFNPLVSLILFFVYMSIREYSLKDSMLYFIPILLMIIVPIIIWLVWNVKTGRYTNMDVSNRVQRKTLYIFIAVCVIAYLIFNYVRNGYIDLVMLFILILLFALQISNLFIKSSMHTAFNIFVAALFFSLDWKIGLVWLGIAILVGITRVILKRHTIKEVFMGAGIAFMVSFIYLYCNIQFQH
- the pdhA gene encoding pyruvate dehydrogenase (acetyl-transferring) E1 component subunit alpha, with translation MKEFSKEVYLKWYEDMTMWRRFEDKCRSLYLKQKIRGFLHLYNGQEAIPAGFTHAMDLTKDSMITAYRCHIHPMAMGVDPKRIMAELCGKATGTSGGMGGSMHIFSKEHRFYGGHGIVGGQIPLGAGIAFADKYFDRKAVNICFFGDGAARQGSLHETFNMAMNWKLPVVFVVENNQYAMGTSVKRTANHEDIYKLGLGYEMPCLAVDAMDPEKVAEAAYEAIERARRGDGPTFIEARTYRYRGHSMSDAEPYRSKEEVALHKNDDPIELIKHRILENGWATEAELETIDNKSRDFVEECIEFMENSPYPDPEKIYEYVYAQEDYPFLDKLEN
- a CDS encoding pyruvate dehydrogenase complex dihydrolipoamide acetyltransferase — its product is MAEVITMPRLSDTMTEGKVAKWHKKVGDKVKEGDILAEIETDKAVQDFESEVEGTLLYIGVEEGGAAAVDSVLAIIGNEGEDISGLTGGAAAPSAGSEEKKSEEQPKAEAPATESAAAEVPAGVEIITMPRLSDTMTEGKVAKWHKNVGDTVKEGDLLAEIETDKAVQDFESEFNGVLLKQGVEEGGAAPVDSVLAIIGPAGTDVSAVGAPKAAGQSTAKPAEQKAEAKTEEKAAPAVNTSSSDRVAISPLAKKMAQDKGVDINSIQGSGENGRIVKKDIENYQPAAKPAASAPAASAAPAAVSFVQGEDTETPNSQVRNVIAKRLSESKFSAPHYYLMVEINMDKAIEARKEINSLPDTKISFNDMIIKATAIALRKHPQVNSSWAGDKIIHRGNINIGVAVAIPDGLVVPVLKNTDQMTYTQISAAVKDMASRAKNKGLKANEMEGSTFSISNLGMFGIETFTSIINQPNSAILSVGAIIEKPIVKDGQIVVGNTMKLSLACDHRVVDGATGAQFLQTLRTYLESPLTLLL
- a CDS encoding ABC transporter ATP-binding protein; this encodes MIKARNIHKSYGNLEVLKGVDIHIKTGEVVSIVGESGAGKSTLLQILGTLDHPTQSGKYDTEIEIAGESFINMNDKQLSKFRNQNIGFVFQFHQLLPEFTALENVLLPTKIAGANEREAIEKAYALFEDLKIEQRLNHKPNQLSGGEAQRVAVARALINSPKIIFADEPTGNLDSKNADDLHRLFFDLRDKYNQTFVIVTHNPNLAEITDRKLVMKDGMIIE
- a CDS encoding murein L,D-transpeptidase catalytic domain-containing protein, which translates into the protein MMKYYIFLLLIVISCSKAESQQLNSLNVPQARILEIKNYIKGKEYNQELAVFINFKKPSGKYRYFIYNLKNNRIVQQAVVSHGSGSVIPKSDALKFSNIEGSYQSSLGKYVIGESYVGKFGKAYRLTGLDSTNSNAMQRAIVLHSYECVSDMESETPACLSLGCPMLSVNAFKETAKYIDHSKKPMILYAFY
- the radC gene encoding RadC family protein — encoded protein: MAIKFLAEDDRPREKFLQKGKSSLSDSELLAIIMGSGNKDENAVELARKILNSVNNSWHQLSLLSVKDLMKFKGIGETKAISIISALEIGKRRAVQEIPEKTIIGNSHDAYAVLRNQLSDLRTEEFWAIFLNNNNKVIHISQLTQGGISQSIVDVRTLYKGALDHFSTGIIIAHNHPSGSLKPSREDINITQKIKEAGNTLSIQLLDHIIVTQESYFSFSDSGLL
- a CDS encoding phytanoyl-CoA dioxygenase family protein, translated to MLQQIRQYKLSYMLYNLFKKSKLKHNIPLYKKYGINKSYFSSISSKDFAHLPASERTVDYTKLKETPFFNKLSEENKESALQYDDNGYMILRNYLTPETADQINFEIDKLMKDGTLKFIYGGKLMFAIHHSEIIKNIGSDPELLDFLSVLLDGKSKLFQSINFINGSQQKTHSDSIHMTTYPLGGLLGVWIALEDVDESNGALHYIPKSHKLPYFLNSDYDNEGTALKIGKKSYRAYETFLEEKVKELGLKKEIFKAKKGDLLIWHANILHGGEPHTDKDRTRKSLVYHFFDENSVCYHEVTQRPALFEL